One genomic window of Nakamurella panacisegetis includes the following:
- a CDS encoding cold-shock protein, giving the protein MAQGTVKWFNAEKGYGFISPDDGSGDVFVHYSAIGGSGYKSLEEGQRVTFEVEQSPKGPQATNVTPGE; this is encoded by the coding sequence ATGGCGCAGGGAACTGTGAAGTGGTTCAACGCGGAGAAGGGCTACGGCTTCATCTCCCCCGATGACGGCAGTGGCGACGTCTTCGTCCACTACTCCGCCATCGGCGGATCCGGCTACAAGTCACTCGAAGAGGGACAGCGGGTGACCTTCGAGGTCGAGCAGTCCCCGAAGGGACCGCAGGCCACCAACGTCACTCCAGGCGAGTGA
- a CDS encoding DUF5685 family protein, producing MFGLIAPSRHQLQDELLEQWRAHLCGLCLSLRDHHGQLARTTTNTDAVLTSVLLQAQRVTPARTTSAGPCPLRGMRSATVIAADELSARFAGTASLTLAAAKLADLAGEQTAGLAPSRPLVGPVARKAAGRLRRRAMADLTMADSIDSRGMLLALSRQTEIETAVRPGDSLIAVTQPSADAAAAIFAATARLAGVPQNAGVLREMGHAYGRMAHLIDAVEDQRADVRAGAFNPLTATGRSVPEAKALCHRLSRDIRRGLDRLELADGRLLRVLLVDVVHSALHRVFDPATTAPAGRARHTAASTPTPTPTPDPPDPNGGGGGGRSVWRSVAPWVAIYCTGYALCAGHVNPCTGRRHDAGCSNCDCGDCGDCCNCADGDCCSCDCCDCNC from the coding sequence GTGTTCGGGTTGATTGCGCCGTCTCGGCATCAACTGCAGGACGAGCTCCTCGAGCAGTGGCGGGCCCATCTGTGCGGACTGTGCCTCTCCCTGCGTGATCACCACGGTCAGCTGGCTCGGACCACGACGAACACGGACGCCGTCCTGACGTCGGTGCTGTTGCAGGCGCAGCGCGTCACACCGGCCCGGACCACCTCCGCCGGTCCCTGCCCGCTGCGGGGCATGCGCAGCGCCACGGTCATCGCCGCGGACGAGCTCTCGGCCCGGTTCGCCGGCACCGCCTCCCTCACCCTGGCGGCGGCCAAGCTGGCCGACCTGGCGGGTGAGCAGACGGCCGGGCTGGCCCCGTCCCGACCATTGGTGGGCCCGGTGGCCCGGAAGGCGGCCGGTCGACTGCGCCGCCGCGCCATGGCCGACCTCACCATGGCCGATTCGATCGACTCCCGCGGCATGCTCCTGGCGTTGTCCCGCCAGACGGAGATCGAGACGGCCGTGCGCCCCGGCGACTCGCTGATCGCCGTCACCCAGCCGTCGGCCGACGCGGCGGCCGCGATCTTCGCGGCCACCGCCCGGCTGGCCGGGGTGCCGCAGAACGCCGGCGTGCTGCGGGAGATGGGACACGCGTACGGCCGGATGGCGCACCTGATCGACGCGGTCGAGGATCAACGGGCCGACGTCCGCGCCGGTGCCTTCAACCCGTTGACGGCCACCGGACGGAGCGTGCCCGAGGCAAAGGCGTTGTGCCACCGGCTGTCTCGCGACATCCGACGTGGACTTGACCGGCTGGAGCTGGCCGACGGCCGGCTACTGCGCGTCCTGCTGGTCGATGTCGTACACAGCGCGCTGCATCGCGTCTTCGACCCGGCGACCACTGCCCCGGCCGGTCGCGCCCGGCATACGGCGGCGTCGACACCCACACCGACACCGACCCCCGATCCGCCCGATCCGAACGGCGGTGGTGGCGGTGGCCGGTCGGTCTGGCGCAGCGTCGCCCCCTGGGTCGCGATCTACTGCACCGGCTACGCCCTCTGCGCCGGGCACGTCAACCCCTGCACCGGACGCCGGCATGACGCCGGGTGTTCGAACTGCGACTGCGGAGACTGCGGGGACTGCTGCAACTGCGCCGACGGCGACTGCTGCAGTTGCGACTGCTGCGACTGCAACTGCTGA
- a CDS encoding PucR family transcriptional regulator: MTTADPRAEPGISAATLRKVERASSALATRSVALMDERLPWFRSLPAQQRSWVTLVAQAGIAGYVGWIGGGLDGFKLTEAVFGSAPRELARSVTLRRTVELVRIAISVAEEHLPALAATPEESAALADSLLRYSREVAFSAAGVYAAAAESRGAWDQRLEALVVDSIVRGDGGDSLASRAAALNWDFSGPVVVVVGSPPSSGAPAAGRIGVGERNRQSALIAGIADQAAPLDVSALAGLHGDRLILILSAPTADALHSAVGALLETFGDGPVVRGPIGTGLAGAMTSARLALSGLRAVLGWPNAPRGIDADHLLPERLLAGDPDAREHLHRTVFAPLVATGDALPATLDAYLAAGRALEPAARDLFVHVNTVRYRLRRVAELTGLDPMSARDSLTLQLAMMTGRLDAEPEAGRRDAS; the protein is encoded by the coding sequence ATGACGACCGCCGACCCCCGGGCCGAACCGGGCATCAGCGCGGCCACGCTGCGCAAGGTGGAGCGCGCCTCCAGCGCTCTGGCCACCCGATCCGTGGCATTGATGGACGAGCGGCTGCCCTGGTTCCGTTCGCTCCCGGCCCAGCAACGCAGCTGGGTCACCCTGGTCGCGCAGGCCGGCATCGCCGGATATGTCGGATGGATCGGCGGCGGACTGGACGGCTTCAAACTGACCGAGGCCGTGTTCGGATCGGCCCCGCGGGAGCTGGCGCGCAGTGTCACCCTGCGCCGAACGGTCGAACTGGTCCGGATCGCCATCTCCGTCGCCGAGGAGCACCTGCCGGCTCTGGCCGCCACACCGGAGGAGTCGGCCGCGCTGGCCGACTCGCTGCTGCGCTACTCACGGGAGGTCGCCTTCTCCGCCGCCGGGGTGTACGCCGCCGCCGCCGAATCACGGGGCGCCTGGGATCAGCGGCTGGAGGCCCTGGTCGTCGACAGCATCGTGCGCGGCGACGGCGGCGATTCGCTGGCCTCCCGTGCGGCCGCCCTGAACTGGGACTTCTCCGGGCCGGTGGTCGTCGTCGTCGGATCGCCACCGAGCAGCGGAGCACCCGCCGCGGGCCGGATCGGCGTCGGCGAACGCAACCGCCAGTCGGCCCTGATCGCCGGGATCGCGGACCAGGCGGCCCCGCTGGACGTGTCGGCCCTGGCCGGACTGCACGGTGACCGCCTCATCCTGATCCTGTCGGCCCCGACCGCGGACGCCCTGCACTCAGCCGTCGGCGCCCTGCTGGAGACCTTCGGTGACGGTCCGGTGGTGCGCGGCCCGATCGGCACCGGTCTGGCCGGCGCCATGACATCCGCCCGACTGGCGCTGTCCGGCCTCCGGGCGGTACTCGGCTGGCCGAACGCGCCGCGCGGGATCGACGCGGACCATCTGCTGCCCGAGCGCCTGCTCGCCGGCGACCCGGACGCACGCGAACATCTGCACCGCACGGTGTTCGCGCCGTTGGTGGCCACCGGAGACGCGCTGCCGGCCACCCTGGACGCGTATCTGGCCGCCGGACGGGCGCTGGAGCCGGCCGCACGCGACCTGTTCGTCCACGTGAACACCGTCCGCTACCGGTTGCGTCGGGTGGCCGAGCTGACCGGCCTCGATCCGATGTCGGCGCGCGACAGCCTGACGCTGCAGCTGGCCATGATGACCGGTCGCCTGGATGCCGAGCCGGAGGCAGGCCGCCGGGACGCGAGTTGA
- a CDS encoding ACP S-malonyltransferase gives MLAIVAPGQGAQKPGMLVPWLEVTGLSALAESFAAAGGIDLIRLGTTADADEIKDTAVTQPLVVASALLAATTLTIPADAASAGHSVGELAAAAVAGVIDAETAVRAAGIRGAAMARACALTPTSMSAVLGGDTDAVLDALNALELVGANVNGGGQIVAAGATDALAALAAHPPAGARVIPLPVAGAFHTAYMSPAQNAVAEYLTGVEATDPSRPLLTNSDGHVVTSGRAYLDLLTAQVTRPVRWDSCMATLAALGVTGVLELPPAGTLIGLIKRDLKGVATLALKTPDDLDKAAAFIDEHSEV, from the coding sequence GTGCTGGCCATAGTCGCCCCTGGACAGGGAGCTCAGAAGCCCGGAATGCTCGTTCCCTGGCTGGAGGTGACCGGACTCTCCGCCCTGGCCGAATCCTTCGCCGCCGCCGGCGGAATCGACCTCATCCGACTCGGCACCACCGCTGACGCCGACGAGATCAAGGACACCGCCGTCACCCAGCCCCTGGTCGTGGCGTCGGCCCTGCTGGCCGCCACCACCCTGACCATCCCGGCCGACGCGGCGTCGGCCGGTCACTCCGTCGGCGAATTGGCTGCCGCCGCGGTGGCGGGCGTGATCGACGCCGAGACCGCAGTGCGCGCGGCCGGTATCCGGGGCGCCGCGATGGCCAGGGCCTGCGCCCTCACCCCGACCTCGATGTCGGCCGTCCTGGGCGGTGACACCGATGCCGTGCTCGACGCTCTGAACGCACTGGAACTGGTGGGGGCCAACGTGAACGGCGGCGGCCAGATCGTCGCCGCCGGTGCCACCGACGCCCTGGCCGCGTTGGCCGCCCACCCGCCGGCCGGCGCGCGCGTCATCCCGCTGCCGGTGGCCGGCGCCTTCCACACCGCCTACATGTCCCCGGCTCAGAACGCGGTGGCCGAATACCTGACCGGGGTGGAGGCCACCGACCCGTCCCGGCCGCTGCTGACCAACTCCGACGGTCACGTCGTGACGTCGGGCCGGGCCTACCTCGATCTGCTCACCGCACAGGTCACTCGCCCGGTGCGGTGGGACTCGTGCATGGCCACCCTGGCCGCCCTCGGCGTCACCGGTGTGCTGGAGCTGCCCCCCGCCGGCACGCTGATCGGGCTGATCAAGCGCGATCTGAAGGGTGTGGCCACCCTCGCTCTGAAAACCCCGGACGATCTGGACAAGGCCGCGGCCTTCATCGACGAACACAGCGAGGTCTGA